From Plectropomus leopardus isolate mb chromosome 4, YSFRI_Pleo_2.0, whole genome shotgun sequence, the proteins below share one genomic window:
- the si:ch211-113e8.11 gene encoding uncharacterized protein si:ch211-113e8.11: protein MNSLVGYGVSSESDSDGEDGNKDGVGCVKEVCDEASAAKKSRNFLLESGSASSESESEEEDTQTSSLIPLTQKPESSSACQSRVSAPSLGPLSSSKLPPPPLHTCSDSSVFANPFKAQAEQKLSALQKHVPLTMHAKPSHIGGKRMCVSYRKDGRCRFGIKCKFAHDSDLQTDIHTPVSEDTPVSDQSHAGEGSQNPRQDIKEEESGGQQVKKRKVGLSNTLIPPKRAMKQYTMQREREQVNMS from the exons ATGAACTCTCTGGTCGGATATGGAGTGTCCTCTGAGTCTGACAGCGATGGCGAGGATGGAAACAAGGATGGAGTCGG TTGTGTAAAGGAGGTGTGTGATGAGGCATCGGCTGCGAAAAAGAGCCGAAACTTCCTGCTGGAGTCTGGCTCAGCCTCCAGTGAGTCAGAATCAGAGGAAGAGGACACACAAACGTCTTCATTAATACCACTTACCCAAAAACCGGAGTCCTCTTCAGCTTGCCAGTCCAGGGTGTCTGCTCCCTCTCTGGGCCCCCTCTCCTCCAGTAaactgcctcctcctcctcttcacacCTGCTCTGACAGCAGTGTATTTGCCAACCCGTTCAAGGCTCAGGCAGAGCAGAAGCTGAGCGCCCTGCAGAAACACGTCCCCCTCACCATGCACGCCAAACCCTCCCACATAGGAGGCAAGAGGATGTGCGTGTCCTACAGGAAAGACGGAAGGTGCAGGTTTGGGATCAAATGCAAGTTTGCTCATGACAGTGACCTCCAGACTGACATCCACACACCTGTGAGTGAAGACACACCTGTGTCAGATCAGTCACATGCAGGTGAAGGATCCCAGAACCCCCGGCAGGACATCAAAGAGGAAGAGTCAGGAGGGCAGCaggtgaagaagaggaaggtCGGACTGAGTAACACGTTGATTCCTCCTAAAAGAGCCATGAAGCAGTACACcatgcagagggagagagagcaggtCAACATGTCCTGA
- the zfp91 gene encoding E3 ubiquitin-protein ligase ZFP91 isoform X1, translating to MEPAGDRTGGENKGEEPAEDKAAEETPATSTVSTPRRGLRERGPCRPRSGVSATLTDVNGAASSPQSSGRVLRDRSTRAVPAWLKDTKSDDDEDEPSPDSGTTKRRKVSNSRRKKNSESAGSVEAGGGVTGDSLQGTDSEDPKKPATDAQAQPSRRPQAQTRAKPPSGRAVRSSANKPVCKTEPGMENPAGEQPVDTVEGEVKNKDKYEIKKKEEESEHPADVVLDDEDPPCRDDSNDLSSQAQTLSGAEEEEGLSSDEDLPFTDDLNDQSYDPKAERDVPKPKRRAPSRQKEKKEKEKAPKKEKEVAEIKIEGSDNLQSLEEEVKLEEEIVEDPDGPRKRGRRKKDDKTPRLPKRRKKPPVQYVRCEMEGCGTVLAHPRYLQHHIKYQHLLKKKYVCPHPSCGRLFRLQKQLLRHAKHHTDQRDYICEFCARAFKSSHNLAVHRMIHTGEKPLQCEICGFTCRQKASLNWHMKKHDADATYQFACSICGKKFEKKDCVVAHKAKSHPEVLIAEALAANAGALITTPASLLELPGNPMQAEVTSLDVSQIGQDGQVDQLSHEGQAGQQVAQVSQMSHVTQQVSHQVVLLGQDQSLHTMQVPVTIALSPIDPPSPADNQQQTHLQLQMPVQFVQAAQQPQQPQIQQLTLHSGSVVTQHQPQLQPLQSFSSQQQQSQGQTQILQMTFQPVSQAQTHIQQIPILAASQQLQTLHTAAMSPPLLSPPQPQDPASTNGDGFILDNPVLSSSSPSASSLVQTEAMGEDGVVWEQTGHGEVLSDSAERQQTLM from the exons ATGGAACCGGCTGGCGACCGAACCGGGGGTGAAAATAAAGGCGAAGAGCCGGCGGAAGACAAGGCCGCAGAGGAGACCCCGGCCACCAGTACGGTCAGTACCCCGCGCAGGGGGCTCAGAGAGCGGGGACCGTGCCGTCCGAGGTCCGGCGTCTCTGCTACATTAACAGACGTTAACGGAGCAGCGTCGAGTCCGCAGAGCTCGGGACGGGTTTTAAGAGACAGGTCCACGAGGGCAGTACCGGCTTGGCTGAAGGACACCAAGAGCGACGACGACGAGGACGAACCGAGCCCGGACAGCGGTACCACCAAGCGGAGGAAAGTTTCCAACTCGAGGCGGAAGAAAAATTCAGAATCTGCGGGTTCTGTCGAGGCTGGAGGGGGGGTCACAGGTGACAGCCTTCAAGGCACAGA CTCAGAGGATCCAAAGAAACCTGCCACAGATGCTCAAG CTCAACCCTCCAGACGCCCCCAAGCCCAGACTCGTGCCAAGCCCCCGTCTGGCAGGGCTGTCCGCAGCTCTGCCAACAAGCCTGTGTGTAAGACTGAACCTGGAATGGAGAATCCAGCTGGTGAGCAACCTGTTGACA CAGTGGAAGGAGAGgtcaaaaataaagacaagtATGAAAt aaaaaagaaagaggaggagagcgagcATCCTGCTGATGTAGTCTTGGATGATGAGGACCCTCCATGTCGGGATGACTCAAACGACCTCAGCTCCCAGGCGCAGACTCTGAG tggagctgaggaagaggagggtctCAGCAGTGACGAAGATCTTCCTTTTACAGATGACCTTAACGACCAGAGCTACGACCCGAAGGCtgagcg GGATGTCCCTAAACCAAAGCGCAGAGCTCCATCCAGAcagaaggagaagaaagagaaagagaaggcgcctaaaaaagagaaagaggttGCTGAGATAAAGATAGAAGGTTCAGACAATTTGCAGAGTTTGGAAGAGGAAGTAAAGCTAGAGGAGGAGATCGTGGAGGACCCGGATGGACCCAGGAA GAGAGGCCGGCGGAAAAAAGACGATAAAACCCCACGACTGCCAAAGAGAAG GAAGAAGCCCCCAGTGCAGTATGTGCGCTGCGAAATGGAAGGATGTGGGACGGTCCTGGCTCATCCTCGCTACCTGCAG CACCATATAAAGTACCAGCACTTGCTCAAGAAGAAATACGTCTGTCCTCACCCGTCTTGTGGAAGACTTTTCCGACTCCAGAAGCAGCTGCTGCGTCATGCCAAGCACCACACAG acCAGCGGGACTACATTTGTGAGTTCTGTGCTCGTGCCTTCAAGAGCTCCCACAACCTGGCTGTGCACCGCAtgattcacacaggagagaagcccCTGCA GTGTGAAATCTGTGGCTTTACGTGTCGTCAGAAGGCGTCTCTCAATTGGCACATGAAGAAGCACGATGCTGACGCCACTTATCAGTTCGCCTGCTCCATTTGTGGCAAGAAGTTTGAGAAGAAGGACTGCGTGGTGGCCCATAAGGCTAAGAGTCACCCCGAGGTGCTAATCGCCGAGGCTCTGGCAGCCAACGCTGGCGCCCTCATCACGACCCCTGCCTCCCTGCTAGAGCTGCCAGGAAACCCCATGCAGGCAGAGGTCACCAGCCTGGACGTGAGCCAAATAGGGCAGGATGGGCAGGTGGACCAGCTGAGCCATGAAGGGCAAGCGGGGCAGCAAGTGGCTCAGGTGTCCCAGATGAGTCATGTGACCCAACAAGTGAGTCACCAAGTGGTTTTACTGGGACAAGACCAGAGCCTCCACACCATGCAGGTGCCAGTGACGATCGCCCTGTCCCCCATTGACCCCCCGTCGCCGGCGGACAACCAGCAGCAGACTCACCTCCAGCTCCAGATGCCCGTCCAGTTCGTGCAGGCCGctcagcagccgcagcagccgcaGATCCAACAATTGACGCTCCACTCCGGCTCCGTAGTGACCCagcatcagcctcagctgcagcctctTCAGTCCTTCTCCTCCCAGCAGCAACAGAGCCAGGGCCAGACACAAATCCTTCAAATGACCTTCCAGCCGGTCAGTCAGGCTCAGACCCACATCCAACAGATCCCCATTTTAGCCGcctcacagcagctgcagacccTGCACACAGCTGCCATGAGCCCTCCTCTCCTGTCCCCACCCCAGCCCCAGGACCCAGCGTCCACCAACGGGGACGGCTTTATTCTGGACAATCCGGTGCTGTCGTCTTCCTCTCCGTCAGCCAGCTCCCTGGTGCAGACAGAAGCTATGGGGGAGGATGGCGTGGTGTGGGAGCAGACGGGACACGGGGAGGTTCTGTCGGACAGTGCTGAGAGGCAGCAGACTCTCATGTAG
- the zfp91 gene encoding E3 ubiquitin-protein ligase ZFP91 isoform X3: MEPAGDRTGGENKGEEPAEDKAAEETPATSTVSTPRRGLRERGPCRPRSGVSATLTDVNGAASSPQSSGRVLRDRSTRAVPAWLKDTKSDDDEDEPSPDSGTTKRRKVSNSRRKKNSESAGSVEAGGGVTGDSLQGTDSEDPKKPATDAQAQPSRRPQAQTRAKPPSGRAVRSSANKPVCKTEPGMENPAGEQPVDTVEGEVKNKDKYEIKKKEEESEHPADVVLDDEDPPCRDDSNDLSSQAQTLRDVPKPKRRAPSRQKEKKEKEKAPKKEKEVAEIKIEGSDNLQSLEEEVKLEEEIVEDPDGPRKRGRRKKDDKTPRLPKRRKKPPVQYVRCEMEGCGTVLAHPRYLQHHIKYQHLLKKKYVCPHPSCGRLFRLQKQLLRHAKHHTDQRDYICEFCARAFKSSHNLAVHRMIHTGEKPLQCEICGFTCRQKASLNWHMKKHDADATYQFACSICGKKFEKKDCVVAHKAKSHPEVLIAEALAANAGALITTPASLLELPGNPMQAEVTSLDVSQIGQDGQVDQLSHEGQAGQQVAQVSQMSHVTQQVSHQVVLLGQDQSLHTMQVPVTIALSPIDPPSPADNQQQTHLQLQMPVQFVQAAQQPQQPQIQQLTLHSGSVVTQHQPQLQPLQSFSSQQQQSQGQTQILQMTFQPVSQAQTHIQQIPILAASQQLQTLHTAAMSPPLLSPPQPQDPASTNGDGFILDNPVLSSSSPSASSLVQTEAMGEDGVVWEQTGHGEVLSDSAERQQTLM, encoded by the exons ATGGAACCGGCTGGCGACCGAACCGGGGGTGAAAATAAAGGCGAAGAGCCGGCGGAAGACAAGGCCGCAGAGGAGACCCCGGCCACCAGTACGGTCAGTACCCCGCGCAGGGGGCTCAGAGAGCGGGGACCGTGCCGTCCGAGGTCCGGCGTCTCTGCTACATTAACAGACGTTAACGGAGCAGCGTCGAGTCCGCAGAGCTCGGGACGGGTTTTAAGAGACAGGTCCACGAGGGCAGTACCGGCTTGGCTGAAGGACACCAAGAGCGACGACGACGAGGACGAACCGAGCCCGGACAGCGGTACCACCAAGCGGAGGAAAGTTTCCAACTCGAGGCGGAAGAAAAATTCAGAATCTGCGGGTTCTGTCGAGGCTGGAGGGGGGGTCACAGGTGACAGCCTTCAAGGCACAGA CTCAGAGGATCCAAAGAAACCTGCCACAGATGCTCAAG CTCAACCCTCCAGACGCCCCCAAGCCCAGACTCGTGCCAAGCCCCCGTCTGGCAGGGCTGTCCGCAGCTCTGCCAACAAGCCTGTGTGTAAGACTGAACCTGGAATGGAGAATCCAGCTGGTGAGCAACCTGTTGACA CAGTGGAAGGAGAGgtcaaaaataaagacaagtATGAAAt aaaaaagaaagaggaggagagcgagcATCCTGCTGATGTAGTCTTGGATGATGAGGACCCTCCATGTCGGGATGACTCAAACGACCTCAGCTCCCAGGCGCAGACTCTGAG GGATGTCCCTAAACCAAAGCGCAGAGCTCCATCCAGAcagaaggagaagaaagagaaagagaaggcgcctaaaaaagagaaagaggttGCTGAGATAAAGATAGAAGGTTCAGACAATTTGCAGAGTTTGGAAGAGGAAGTAAAGCTAGAGGAGGAGATCGTGGAGGACCCGGATGGACCCAGGAA GAGAGGCCGGCGGAAAAAAGACGATAAAACCCCACGACTGCCAAAGAGAAG GAAGAAGCCCCCAGTGCAGTATGTGCGCTGCGAAATGGAAGGATGTGGGACGGTCCTGGCTCATCCTCGCTACCTGCAG CACCATATAAAGTACCAGCACTTGCTCAAGAAGAAATACGTCTGTCCTCACCCGTCTTGTGGAAGACTTTTCCGACTCCAGAAGCAGCTGCTGCGTCATGCCAAGCACCACACAG acCAGCGGGACTACATTTGTGAGTTCTGTGCTCGTGCCTTCAAGAGCTCCCACAACCTGGCTGTGCACCGCAtgattcacacaggagagaagcccCTGCA GTGTGAAATCTGTGGCTTTACGTGTCGTCAGAAGGCGTCTCTCAATTGGCACATGAAGAAGCACGATGCTGACGCCACTTATCAGTTCGCCTGCTCCATTTGTGGCAAGAAGTTTGAGAAGAAGGACTGCGTGGTGGCCCATAAGGCTAAGAGTCACCCCGAGGTGCTAATCGCCGAGGCTCTGGCAGCCAACGCTGGCGCCCTCATCACGACCCCTGCCTCCCTGCTAGAGCTGCCAGGAAACCCCATGCAGGCAGAGGTCACCAGCCTGGACGTGAGCCAAATAGGGCAGGATGGGCAGGTGGACCAGCTGAGCCATGAAGGGCAAGCGGGGCAGCAAGTGGCTCAGGTGTCCCAGATGAGTCATGTGACCCAACAAGTGAGTCACCAAGTGGTTTTACTGGGACAAGACCAGAGCCTCCACACCATGCAGGTGCCAGTGACGATCGCCCTGTCCCCCATTGACCCCCCGTCGCCGGCGGACAACCAGCAGCAGACTCACCTCCAGCTCCAGATGCCCGTCCAGTTCGTGCAGGCCGctcagcagccgcagcagccgcaGATCCAACAATTGACGCTCCACTCCGGCTCCGTAGTGACCCagcatcagcctcagctgcagcctctTCAGTCCTTCTCCTCCCAGCAGCAACAGAGCCAGGGCCAGACACAAATCCTTCAAATGACCTTCCAGCCGGTCAGTCAGGCTCAGACCCACATCCAACAGATCCCCATTTTAGCCGcctcacagcagctgcagacccTGCACACAGCTGCCATGAGCCCTCCTCTCCTGTCCCCACCCCAGCCCCAGGACCCAGCGTCCACCAACGGGGACGGCTTTATTCTGGACAATCCGGTGCTGTCGTCTTCCTCTCCGTCAGCCAGCTCCCTGGTGCAGACAGAAGCTATGGGGGAGGATGGCGTGGTGTGGGAGCAGACGGGACACGGGGAGGTTCTGTCGGACAGTGCTGAGAGGCAGCAGACTCTCATGTAG
- the zfp91 gene encoding E3 ubiquitin-protein ligase ZFP91 isoform X2, with product MEPAGDRTGGENKGEEPAEDKAAEETPATSTVSTPRRGLRERGPCRPRSGVSATLTDVNGAASSPQSSGRVLRDRSTRAVPAWLKDTKSDDDEDEPSPDSGTTKRRKVSNSRRKKNSESAGSVEAGGGVTGDSLQGTDSEDPKKPATDAQAQPSRRPQAQTRAKPPSGRAVRSSANKPVCKTEPGMENPAAVEGEVKNKDKYEIKKKEEESEHPADVVLDDEDPPCRDDSNDLSSQAQTLSGAEEEEGLSSDEDLPFTDDLNDQSYDPKAERDVPKPKRRAPSRQKEKKEKEKAPKKEKEVAEIKIEGSDNLQSLEEEVKLEEEIVEDPDGPRKRGRRKKDDKTPRLPKRRKKPPVQYVRCEMEGCGTVLAHPRYLQHHIKYQHLLKKKYVCPHPSCGRLFRLQKQLLRHAKHHTDQRDYICEFCARAFKSSHNLAVHRMIHTGEKPLQCEICGFTCRQKASLNWHMKKHDADATYQFACSICGKKFEKKDCVVAHKAKSHPEVLIAEALAANAGALITTPASLLELPGNPMQAEVTSLDVSQIGQDGQVDQLSHEGQAGQQVAQVSQMSHVTQQVSHQVVLLGQDQSLHTMQVPVTIALSPIDPPSPADNQQQTHLQLQMPVQFVQAAQQPQQPQIQQLTLHSGSVVTQHQPQLQPLQSFSSQQQQSQGQTQILQMTFQPVSQAQTHIQQIPILAASQQLQTLHTAAMSPPLLSPPQPQDPASTNGDGFILDNPVLSSSSPSASSLVQTEAMGEDGVVWEQTGHGEVLSDSAERQQTLM from the exons ATGGAACCGGCTGGCGACCGAACCGGGGGTGAAAATAAAGGCGAAGAGCCGGCGGAAGACAAGGCCGCAGAGGAGACCCCGGCCACCAGTACGGTCAGTACCCCGCGCAGGGGGCTCAGAGAGCGGGGACCGTGCCGTCCGAGGTCCGGCGTCTCTGCTACATTAACAGACGTTAACGGAGCAGCGTCGAGTCCGCAGAGCTCGGGACGGGTTTTAAGAGACAGGTCCACGAGGGCAGTACCGGCTTGGCTGAAGGACACCAAGAGCGACGACGACGAGGACGAACCGAGCCCGGACAGCGGTACCACCAAGCGGAGGAAAGTTTCCAACTCGAGGCGGAAGAAAAATTCAGAATCTGCGGGTTCTGTCGAGGCTGGAGGGGGGGTCACAGGTGACAGCCTTCAAGGCACAGA CTCAGAGGATCCAAAGAAACCTGCCACAGATGCTCAAG CTCAACCCTCCAGACGCCCCCAAGCCCAGACTCGTGCCAAGCCCCCGTCTGGCAGGGCTGTCCGCAGCTCTGCCAACAAGCCTGTGTGTAAGACTGAACCTGGAATGGAGAATCCAGCTG CAGTGGAAGGAGAGgtcaaaaataaagacaagtATGAAAt aaaaaagaaagaggaggagagcgagcATCCTGCTGATGTAGTCTTGGATGATGAGGACCCTCCATGTCGGGATGACTCAAACGACCTCAGCTCCCAGGCGCAGACTCTGAG tggagctgaggaagaggagggtctCAGCAGTGACGAAGATCTTCCTTTTACAGATGACCTTAACGACCAGAGCTACGACCCGAAGGCtgagcg GGATGTCCCTAAACCAAAGCGCAGAGCTCCATCCAGAcagaaggagaagaaagagaaagagaaggcgcctaaaaaagagaaagaggttGCTGAGATAAAGATAGAAGGTTCAGACAATTTGCAGAGTTTGGAAGAGGAAGTAAAGCTAGAGGAGGAGATCGTGGAGGACCCGGATGGACCCAGGAA GAGAGGCCGGCGGAAAAAAGACGATAAAACCCCACGACTGCCAAAGAGAAG GAAGAAGCCCCCAGTGCAGTATGTGCGCTGCGAAATGGAAGGATGTGGGACGGTCCTGGCTCATCCTCGCTACCTGCAG CACCATATAAAGTACCAGCACTTGCTCAAGAAGAAATACGTCTGTCCTCACCCGTCTTGTGGAAGACTTTTCCGACTCCAGAAGCAGCTGCTGCGTCATGCCAAGCACCACACAG acCAGCGGGACTACATTTGTGAGTTCTGTGCTCGTGCCTTCAAGAGCTCCCACAACCTGGCTGTGCACCGCAtgattcacacaggagagaagcccCTGCA GTGTGAAATCTGTGGCTTTACGTGTCGTCAGAAGGCGTCTCTCAATTGGCACATGAAGAAGCACGATGCTGACGCCACTTATCAGTTCGCCTGCTCCATTTGTGGCAAGAAGTTTGAGAAGAAGGACTGCGTGGTGGCCCATAAGGCTAAGAGTCACCCCGAGGTGCTAATCGCCGAGGCTCTGGCAGCCAACGCTGGCGCCCTCATCACGACCCCTGCCTCCCTGCTAGAGCTGCCAGGAAACCCCATGCAGGCAGAGGTCACCAGCCTGGACGTGAGCCAAATAGGGCAGGATGGGCAGGTGGACCAGCTGAGCCATGAAGGGCAAGCGGGGCAGCAAGTGGCTCAGGTGTCCCAGATGAGTCATGTGACCCAACAAGTGAGTCACCAAGTGGTTTTACTGGGACAAGACCAGAGCCTCCACACCATGCAGGTGCCAGTGACGATCGCCCTGTCCCCCATTGACCCCCCGTCGCCGGCGGACAACCAGCAGCAGACTCACCTCCAGCTCCAGATGCCCGTCCAGTTCGTGCAGGCCGctcagcagccgcagcagccgcaGATCCAACAATTGACGCTCCACTCCGGCTCCGTAGTGACCCagcatcagcctcagctgcagcctctTCAGTCCTTCTCCTCCCAGCAGCAACAGAGCCAGGGCCAGACACAAATCCTTCAAATGACCTTCCAGCCGGTCAGTCAGGCTCAGACCCACATCCAACAGATCCCCATTTTAGCCGcctcacagcagctgcagacccTGCACACAGCTGCCATGAGCCCTCCTCTCCTGTCCCCACCCCAGCCCCAGGACCCAGCGTCCACCAACGGGGACGGCTTTATTCTGGACAATCCGGTGCTGTCGTCTTCCTCTCCGTCAGCCAGCTCCCTGGTGCAGACAGAAGCTATGGGGGAGGATGGCGTGGTGTGGGAGCAGACGGGACACGGGGAGGTTCTGTCGGACAGTGCTGAGAGGCAGCAGACTCTCATGTAG